In Carya illinoinensis cultivar Pawnee chromosome 7, C.illinoinensisPawnee_v1, whole genome shotgun sequence, the following are encoded in one genomic region:
- the LOC122316486 gene encoding uncharacterized protein LOC122316486, giving the protein MEMGEGREGDWECSGCKNRNYAFRSFCNRCKQPRLLVDTKTPADSKWLPRIGDWICTGCTNNNYASREKCKKCGQPKEVAAMPAIAMPGASLPSYSHYFARAQGGPEQKMNIGLIGNGAPQQALPLSSNWSVGGADKYGVQPASTWPLGHNSGLPYPDPANQLLSVPKGWRNGDWICHCGFHNYSSRAQCKKCNALPPALGTKRLASDDLVHEWDNKRLNVGQTNGQLQPYPGFEQMVGTSGDPNARLYAPYPNVSSVTAANLQVPMQFPQQATAPALLGKGAKQWREGDWMCTNCNNHNYASRLQCNRCKTQRNVLSQPVNVM; this is encoded by the exons ATGGAAATGGGGGAAGGGAGAGAAGGGGATTGGGAGTGCAGCGGATGCAAGAACAGGAACTACGCCTTCAGGTCGTTCTGCAACAGATGTAAGCAGCCACGGCTTCTGGTCGACACCAAAACCCCCGCCGACTCCAAGTGGCTCCCGCGAATCGGCGATTGGATCTGCACCG GTTGCACTAACAACAATTATGCATCAAGAGAAAAGTGCAAAAAGTGTGGGCAACCGAAGGAGGTAGCAGCAATGCCAGCAATTGCAATGCCTGGAGCTTCTCTCCCATCTTATTCGCATTATTTTGCCAGGGCCCAAGGAGGACCTGAACAAAAGATGAATATTGGATTAATTGGCAATGGAGCTCCCCAGCAGGCACTTCCTTTGAGCTCCAACTGGTCTGTAGGAGGGGCTGATAAATATGGAGTTCAGCCTGCTTCAACTTGGCCCTTGGGTCATAATTCTGGACTTCCGTACCCAGACCCTGCTAATCAACTTCTTTCAGTTCCTAAAGGCTGGCGGAATGGTGACTGGATTTGCCACTGTGGGTTTCATAATTACTCTTCACGTGCCCAG TGCAAAAAATGCAATGCTTTACCACCAG CACTTGGAACAAAGCGACTGGCATCTGATGACTTGGTGCATGAATGGGATAACAAAAGATTGAATGTCGGACAA ACAAATGGGCAGTTGCAACCATATCCAGGTTTTGAGCAAATGGTAGGGACTAGTGGTGACCCTAATGCCAGACTCTATGCTCCCTACCCCAATGTAAGCTCAGTTACTGCTGCAAATTTGCAAGTGCCCATGCAGTTTCCACAACAAGCAACTGCACCTGCACTGCTCGGAAAAGG AGCAAAACAATGGCGTGAAGGAGATTGGATGTGCACAAATTGCAACAACCATAATTATGCATCCCGGTTACAATGCAATAG GTGTAAGACTCAAAGAAATGTCCTCTCTCAGCCTGTCAATGTCATGTAG